CATCTCTATAAAAAACTTAAATACGTTCGGGCGAGATTTACAGAATATGCAAAATGACATGGTGGAAGGTACATTTTGCTTAGAAGAGACATTAATAATAGGCAATGCACGATTCAAGCCTGTTAGTTGCTCACAAATCGATTGATTTTGATCAAACAAATCCTCAGGAACAATCCTTTTTAGAATGTTCTTCACAATTTCCTGATAAAGAGAACAGTTTACACTCTCTTCTTGTTCACCAAAATCGATGTCAATAGGCGGAATAGACATATCTTTAGAAATTTTCGTTAAAATTTTCATTAAAGTGCTGCCGTGCAATTTAAAGAAGAGATCACCGAACTGTTATCTATCGTGTTTTCCTCTTCGTATACAACCCAATCATTGAGTTGATTTAATTCACCGATTAAGGTCCCCTCACAACCACATGTTGCAAAATCAATAAAGGAGCGCACATATAGCGCCAGCTGATTTTTGCTTGCTAAACGGATACAGCGAGGGTGCAAGACACTATGGCCTATTTGGACGATGTTTGCAGCGATTTCATAAGTCATCTGGGAAAATAGAGTGGCATTGGGATTTATTTTAGGATCTTCGGAATAAATGCCCTTAACGTCTTTAAAAAATTCGACACATTCAGCTTTTAAAGCAAGACCTAACGCCACGGCAGATGTATCTGATCCACCACGACCCAGTGTTGTGATTTCTCCATTGCGACTGACACCTTGAAAGCCTGCAACAATCACGATTTTGCCAGAGTCTAGAGCGGAAAGAATTCGATGTGGCCTGACTTCAATAATATTAGCACTGCTATGATGATTACATGTAATAATTCCTGATTGACTGCCTGTAAAGCTAACAGCCTGCTGATTTTTCAGAGCTAAAGCCATTGCAAGCAAGGAAATGCTGATCCTTTCCCCTACCGAGACGAGCATATCATATTCTCTTCTTGGAGGATTAGGATGAACTTGTTTCGCTAAAGCAATTAATTGATCTGTTGAATCACCCATTGCACTAATCACAATAGCAATTCGTTCATATTCTTGCTTGCGCGCTAAAATGATATCTGCAATTTGCGAAAAATGATCTGGAGAAGCTACAGACGCACCACCAAACTTCATAACAAGCGTTTTTTTCATAGAATTCAAAACAAGCTGTAGAAGAAATTTTATATTTCAAAGTTAAGATGCGATCCATATGCTACGATGCATTTTGAAGGCTTAAAGCGACTTTTTCTTAACTTTAATCCAAATAAGGTGTAGACTACCATACTAAAATTTCGGAAACGAGTCAACGCCTATATTTTTTCTTGAATATCCAACCTTTTCTTTTACTTCCTGAAATAGCTGTGGAAGCCTTATTACTAGAATTTTATTCGCATATTTTTTTCGCAATGATTTCTAAGCCTTGACTGAGCTTCATTAAATGAATGTCTGCTTGTTTTCTAATCTGATCATTATCAAGCTCCTGTATATTTTCATGGCATATTTGCATGATTTCGAGTAAGCGTGTTTTATAGAAATTCATTTGGCCAAAAATTTGTTCATTTAAAAGGGCAAATGTACGTTTGTCATAGCCACTTGCACGCACCTTCATTCTCCAAATCCCCACAAGAACATTTAATGCACTTCCCTCTCCACAAGCAGTCATCCAATTATAATAAATCTTAGAAGCAACAGCATCACGATTTTCTTGCAATATTTCTGTGAATGGCCGAGTCAGCACCCAAAAGCTTTCTAAACTTTTTAATACGCCATTTTCTTCGAATAACTTTGAAACATGTTTTATGTTACTAAAATAAAAAGGTTTACATAGAATCTTGGATAAAGCATTCATCGAACCTTCAAAGTGTTCTACCGTTCTTCCTAGAATTTTTAACAGCTCACAAAAATCCCCATATTTATAATATTTTTCACTTAACGCTCGATCAAGAATTGTACTGCCCAGATTGAATTGGAACGCGCGTGAATGAGATGGATGGTCCATAATAAATAGAATAATTTTGATAAACGCTTTAAATGTATCGCCATTTTGTATGGATTTTTGCAGGATCTGAATGATTTTTTTTGGATCATTTAAACAAGGGATGAGAAACTTAGCGGCTTCAATTTTAATTTGCTTTCTTATTTCCTTTACAGACGACCTGCCATCAGAATTGCTTGGCACGCATAAAGTGGGGATTAAAGTGATTAAAAATCCTAGATTTTTTTCAATAGCCAGAGAAGGAGTCGCTTGGCAAAGCATTTTAATTTCACCTAGCCAAGCTTGATCTATGCAAAAGCATTGTTTAAAAACTTTACAAAAGTCGATAGCATATTTTCTAAATCGTTTGGATAAGCATAAGTCCAAAACGATTTGCAAAATAAGCTTTTTATTGAATTCAGAAACCTCTTGAATTCTGTAACTTTTTGAAATTAGAAAAAAAACTTTTTTTATTCCCCCCTTGTTCAAACCCATTACAAAATGTTTAAAATACAAACAAATAATCGAAAAACCATTTTGATTCAGCTCATCTGATCTTCCAAAAAGGTTGAACATTTGCGTCATGAAATTTATTTTCTTTTGAAAGTTACCATAAACTTTCGAGCCTAATTCTTTTCGATCTTTCTCTTGCGGCTCTCTTCCAAATAATTCACGCCGTATCTGGCGGATACTTTCCAAATGATTGGAGTCACATTGCATAACTTTTTTCTCTAAAATTTCATGCACTTTTTTTACGTAGGATTGATAGCAGATTTGTGTTTTCGCTATTTCTGGAAATAGCATCAAGACAGACACTAACGCCATAAAATCTGCAGCATAAACATGCGAATCAGCTAAGCTTTTTTTAAATAAGTGCTCACATATTAAAAGAAACATTTCATCTGGCGTAGGTAAATTTGAATTTATACGACTCAAAAAAATTAAATACTTTTTCATCTCAGCATAACGTTGGAATGTTGAAAATGCGTGTTTTTCAAAAGCACTTAGGATTAATCGGATGTCATGATCTTCCCGTTTTGGGTGATTGAGTAAATAGGAGATTTCTTTTTTGACAATATCGGTGTTATTAAGATCTATGAGGATCAGGCGCGTCATATTCAAATAAAGTCTATCCCGAGTTTCTTCTAGCGGACTTTCTTGTTTACAAGCACAGGCAAAAAAAGCAATTAAAGCTTTTTTCCCAACCTCATAATCCTCTGGGGAATGGTTTTTTTGTTCCTTAAGCTCAGAGCCTATTAAATTGAACCATGCTGTTTTTTCCTCATCTGAGGTGAAAGAGACATGCTGACTTAATCTTTTAAACAAATAATCCCATTCAGTAGGAGGACATATTGCATCATTTTGAAAAGAAATAAAGGCACGAAAAATGAAGGTTATAATTTTAGCCTTAAGCTCTGAATTAAGTTCAGACTTTCCATTGAGCTTAAAAAGAAATTCCAGAAAAGAAAAAACCTCGTCCAATCCAGAAATTTTCTTAAAATTTTGCTCGAACACCTCACAAATTTTTTCCATGAGAAGCTCTATTGAAAATGGTCTCAAATCAAAAACGACTTCTAGTAATACACCGCATAATGTGGGCAAGTATTCTGTCGTTAAATACTTATCGAATATTTCATATCTAGTGTAAATATTTTGGTACAAATCCATTCTACCAAATTCTGAAAGTGCCTGCATTTCGCGATACCTCGTAGTCGGTCGATTTATAGATGCTATGCTGCAAAGGAAGTAGAGTTTTGAATGCATGTATGATCATTCAAATGCTAGAAAAAGTCGGTAGATGTCAACAGTTTTATTGAGCTCAAATCATGGAGTAGGCATTAAACTAGGTCAAACATTGTCTAGCTTGAAGAACATCTTGGGATATTTGAGCTTTTAAATGCTCAATAGAAGAAAATTTTTGTTCTGGACGGATAAAGGAGTGAAAAACGACTTCGCAAAAAGAATCATAAAGATCATTTTCTTGAGCATCTAGAAGATGAACTTCTAAAACGGGATTATTTTCCTCTCGAATAGTGGGAGCAATGCCTAAATTAGCAACAGCAGGAAAGCAGATCCCTTGATGCCACAGTTTTACGGCATATACTCCATAGGGAGGTAAGCACATCCCTGTGACATCGAAATTAGCTGTGGGGAAACCTAGGTGTCGTCCCTTTCTTTGTCCAGGTTTAACCATGCCATAAAAAGAATAGGACCGACCAAGCAGTTGACTGGCTTCAGACAATTTTCCATCTGCAATTAGTTGTCGAATTGCACTGCTCGATATTTTTTTTGTATCGATAGAATATTCAGGAAGATAAGTGAGCTCAAAAGCATGTTCTTTAGCAATCTGATTTAAAGTGGAGCGATCACCTTTTCTATCTTTTCCTAGAAAGGCATCATGCCCGAGAATTAAATGAGAAAAGGGAATGGATGCCTGTAATTTTTCTAAGAAGATCTCTGCGGTTTGACCAGCAAATTCTAAAGTAAAAGGAAGTAAAATGACCCAATCAATCTTTGCTTGTTCTAAGAGAAAAAGCTTATGATCTAATGTACATAGCTGACAAGTCGATTTTGCTGAATTTAATACTGTGGAAGGATGATTGACAAATGTGAAAACGGCCGTTTGAGCATTTTGGAGTTTTGCAAATTCTTTAAGGGCTTGTAACACTTTCTGATGCCCAAGGTGCATTCCATCAAAATTGCCGATCGTTAAAACGATGGGATGATTTGTGCTTGGAAACTCATGTAAGTGATGAATGACTTTCATGTATGCATTGGTTGAATGTGTCGTTTGAGGTCATCAAGTGTATAGGTAGAGGCTTTTAATGGAGCACCATCTAGGCAATCCTTTAAATGAAACTGGCCACTTCGCACTCTTCTAAGCTGGGAGAGATGAGCCCCTACTCCTAATAATTGCCCTAAATCATGCGCTAAACTACGAATATAGGTGCCTTTGCTACAAGAAACCGCTAGAGACAAATAGGGATAGGCATAACTTAATAAAGTGATTTGCACAAATACTTTTGCAGGAGGTCTTTCGACTGTTTTTCCTTGTCTTGCCAATTCATAAAGTTTTTTGCCATTCTGTTTTTTGGCGGAAAACATGGGAGGAACTTGCAGGATTTCTCCTTGAAAGCTCTGTAAAGCAACCTGGATTTCTTCAAGTGTGGGGACTCTGCCACATTGTGATAGGATTTGTCCTTCACAATCGTAAGTGTCTGTCGCGGCACCAAGATAGGCTTCCGCTTCGTATTCTTTATCTTGGCATAGAAATTGATCAGATAGACGCGTAAAGTTTCGACCAATCAACATGACCATGACGCCTGTTGCAAAGGGATCAAGAGTTCCTGCGTGCCCTATTTTTTTAACACCCAGCACCTTGCGAAGTCTTGCAACTAAATTAAAGGCTGTACATCCCCTTGGTTTATCAAGAAGAAGTACACCTTCAATATCTGAACTATTCTGAGGAAGATTCGTCATTGTCATCAGATTCTTCACTTCTTGTACTTTTTTCATCTTCGATTTCGCGAAGTAAACTTTCAATACGCATTTGGCGGTCCACGCTATCATCCAAAACAAAAGTAAGTTCTGGAAAAAAGCGCATCACAACCTTCTGAGATGAATTCACAGCAATAAAACCTGCTGCAGATCGCAAAGCTTGAAGAGTATCCTCCTTCTCTGCCCCGGTTCCCATAATGCTCACATAGACTTTTGCATGTCGCAAATCTTTTGTGATATCAACGCGAGTGACAGTTGTCATTTCACTTACGTAGGGATTACGCACATCCTTTTTAATCACTTCCGTAATCACTTCGCGTAATAAAGAGTTTAGGCGGTCCGTTCTTTGTACTGACATATGATTAGAGCTCTTGTGAAATATAAGTGACTTCAAAAGCTTCCAGGATATCTCCAGCCTGAACTTCACCAAAATTGTTTAAAAGAATTCCACATTCAAGTCCTTTAGCAACTTCGCGAACATCTTCTTTGACACGTTTTAACGAAGAAATCGGCCCCTGCCATATTTTTTGGCCGTTTCGCTTAACACGAATGCTGTCATTTCGACGAATAACACCATCGGTCACGTAGCAGCCTGCGACAATTCCGAGATGGGAAGACTTAAATATTGCTCTAACTTCAGCTTGTCCTTTCTCAGTCTCGATCGGTATTTTATCCAATAACGCTGACATGAGTTCTTTAATGTCATCGATTGCATGATAGATAATATCATGTAAGCGTACTTGAACACCCAACTGTTTAACTAAAATGTCTGCGTGGCTTTCAATTTTTGTATGAAAACCGAGAATTACAGCTTTTGAAGCAGCTGCTAATTGCACATCAGATTCAGCGATTTCACCTACACCTGTTGAAATAATCACTAATTCCGCTTTTGTGGATTTAATTTTTTCTAAGGCAACTTTCAAGGCTTCCAAAGACCCCTGTACGTCAGCTCTTAGAACAACGTGCAAGACTTTCTTAGCTGTTTCTGTCGCTTGTTGGAATACATTTTCCAGAGAAGCCTTTTTCATCTTTTGCAGGTTAACTTGTCTAATTCCAAGCATACGCGCTTCGGCAATGCTTCTGGCTTCTTTCTCACTGCTCACAACAATGAACTCTTGTCCTGCATCTGGCAAGCCTGAAAGGCCTGTAATTTCAGCTGGAGTCGAAGGTGGAACTTCATCCATTTCACGACCAAATTCATCGTGAATTGTTTTAATTCTCCCCCAAAGTTGTTCAAAAACAAGAGCGTCGCCTTTACGCAGTGTTCCATTCTGAACCAAAATTGTGGCTTTAGAACCCATGCCTTTATGAAGTTCGGATTCAAGTACCGTTCCTCTAGCTCTGGCTGAAGGATTTGCTTTTAATTCGAGAATTTCAGTCTGCAAAGCTAACATTTCAAGCAATGTTTTAATGCCTTCACCTGTTGTTGCAGAGCAATTCACCGTAATGATTTGACCGCCCCAAGCTTCTGGGAGAAGTTCGTGTTCTGCTAACTGTCGGTAAACGTTTTCAGCATTAAAATTTGGCTTATCACATTTATTGAGGGCCACAATAATTGTCACTTTTGCTTCTTTTGCATGCTGAATCGCTTCGACTGTTTGTTGACGAATGCCTTCATCTCCAGCAATTACGAGAACAACAATATCCGTGACATCCGCACCGCGAGCTCGCATGGATGAGAACGCTTCGTGACCAGGAGTATCTAAAACGGTTAGATCGCCAACATCTGTGTGGCAGCAAAATGCACCGATATGCTGAGTAATAGCTCCCGCTTCGCCGGCAGCACGATTACTTTTACGGATTGCATCGATCAAACTTGTCTTTCCATGGTCAACGTGTCCCATGAAGGCAACGACCGGTGGACGAGTTCTTAGCAAGGAAGGATCTGTACTTTCAATCTCTTGTTTAATGCTTTTATCTGTAACGCGAATTCTTTCCTCTTCTGTCGTGTCGATGGTAATTTCGCAACCAAACTCATTTCCAAGTAATTGAACAAGTGTTTCATCTTCAAGAATGTCGTTAATTGTCACAACGATTCCCTGCAAGAAAATTTTAGCAATTAATTGAGAAGCTTTAAGCTTCATTTCACTTGCTAGATCTTTCAAGGAAATAGGTAAACGAATAGAAAGAGAAGTTGGTCGTGTAACAGTTTCTTCTTGCTGACGAGCTGATTTACCTCTTCTTTTTCTCCAATTTTGATCTTCATCATTTTCACGCAAACCTTGTCTGTCACGTGAATCAAAAGACCTCATTTGAGTAGGCTGACGCTTAACCGGTTTAACATCGCGGAAATCTTTAAACTTTGGCCCTTTTTTCTCAGCTTGTACTAATTCTTCTTGCTTTTCTGGTGATGCCACTTCAGTAGGTCTTTTTACTTTCGGTTTTGGTTTTCCGTCGCGAGAATCAGCTTCAGTACGTACAGGTGCTGCAGGTTCTACTTTTTTAGGCTTTGCTACAGGTGGTTTTGGAGGTGGTAGCAAATCTTTAATATGACGCCCTGTGGGGCCTAATTTCTCGCGAACTGGGGCTGGTTTTGGAGCAGGAGCTTCAACAGGTGCTGGAGCTTCAGGTTCTTTAACGGGCTTAGGCGCTTCTTTTATGATTTCTTCTTGTTCCACAGAAACAACGGTCTCTTCAATTTTAGGTTCCGCTACTTGTGAAAGAGATTCGACAACAGCCTCTTCTTCTTTTTCAATCAATTCTTTGGCACTCTCGGCGTCGGCGATAGGTGCGATAGATTCTTCAACGACTGAAGATTTAGCTACTTTTTCATCGATTGTTTCTTCAGCTTCTATCTGTTCAGATAGCTGATTTTCAACATCCTCACTTGAAGCTATTTCTGAAATCCCTTTCCCTTCGCCAGGTTCTGCAAAAACAGATTTGGAACGAGCTCGGATGCGTGGAGCAGCAGCTTCTTCCTTATGGCTTTTAACCTCTTCTTCCGATGCAGGTTTTTTAGAAGGCTTGCTTACAGGCTTAGCTTCTAGTTGCTCTTCAGATTCGGGTGCATTTTTCTTTGCTGCCAGCTTGCTTTTAACTGCTTCCAAATTTACGGCTTTTGCGATTTGGGTATTTTTAATTGTTAACTTAAGGTTTTTTGCCAAGGCCTTATGTCCTTTGTTTTCTTATTTGTTCTAATATTTTATCTGCGAGCTCAATGCTAATTCCAGGCACTGTAGCCAATTTTTCCGGAGCAGCAGTTAAAATCGCTCGCGGTGTGCTATATCCTTCTGCGATTAAATGCTCGAAAATGAGTGTATTCACACCTTCAATATTTTTTAGTGGTTTATCTAGCCAAGGTTCTTGAGAGGTCGCAAGCTCTGAACGCTCGACGGCCATCGCATGGTTGTATTCTGCCATGCGTTGAACTTCTAGTTCATACCCAATCAGTTGGCTATTTAAACGCGCATTCATTCCTTTTTTACCGATAACGGCTGCAAAATCCGCGTCATCAACGACAATTGAGATTGTCTTGTCATCTTCATTAACACTGACCTTGCGAATTTCGATAGGATCTAGTGCGTTTTGCAGTAACTCTACTGGATCTTGAGAATAAGGAATAATGTCAATTTTTTCATTGTTTAATTCGCGAACAACATTTTTTACACGAATCCCGCGCATTCCAACACAAGAACCTACTGGATCGATTTTTGAGTCTGTTGAACGCACCGTCATTTTTGTTCGGTAACCAGCTTCACGTACAATACGGTCGATCACAACAATCCCATCATTTAATTCGGGGACTTCTTGCATCATCAGCTGCTTGACAAATTCAGGATGACTGCGAGAAAGTACAACTTCTGCACCACCATTTTCTGTTTCGTTAACCTCGTAGAGAAGAGCTAAAACTTTTTCACCGACATGATACTTTTCTGTTTTCGGATAATGCTTGGTCGGCATGATAGCTTCAACTTTTCCAAGATCAATTACGACATTTGATCCACGCACAAAACGTTTGATTGTGCCGGAAATGAGTTCATTCGTTCGATGTCTATATTCTTCATAGATAACATCTCGCTCAGCATTGCGTAATTTTTGTGTAATAATCTGTCTTGCTTTTTGTGCTGCGATTCGCCCAAAGTCTTTTGGTGTAGCAACGACATCAATAAATTGACCGATTTCACAATCGGGATCAATTTCACGCGCATCTTGCAGAGAGATTTCTTGAGCCTCGACTTCGACTTCTTCTACAATTTCTTTTTCGCAGTAAACATCAATGTTCCCAGATTTTGGGTTAATCGTGACCGTCACATTTGATGCTCCGCTAATACTTTTCTTAGCAGCAGCTCGCAAAGACTCCTCAATTGCAGCTACAACAATATTTCGCTTAATTCCTTTTTCACGCTCTAAATACTCAAAGATTGCAATTAGATCTTTGTTCATGTTTTTGCCTCTTACCTCTGTGGCACACAACTCAGAATCTTTGTACCACTGATGAATTATTGGTTATTTTTTTGCATCTATTGCTGTTGCTTATTTATATCCCAGCTTCTTGCTATTTTGATAAATAGCAGAAAAATCTTTTGTATTTTATCGAATCTACTGCGGAGGCTGTGCATTGAGCTTGCTCTGGATTTTTCTTGTCTTGACTGCCACTTAGATCATTCATGAGATTGGCTAGAGTCTTCAGGATATCCTAAGCGCCTCTTAAAGTTTTAAGAGGCGCTTGCAGTGAATCATTTATGATTCGTCAGATTCATCTGATTCGGTATTTTCGTCATCGTCTTTACGCCCTTCTTCCGCATCTTTTTTCTTGCGTTTAGATGGAGCAACAACAATGTCGTCATGGTTGCATTGGTTTTGATCGATCAAGTATTCTTTAATTGACAATGCAATTTTTTTGTACTCTGGATCTAATTTAATGACCTTTGCGATCACTTCATCACCTTTTGCAACAACATCTTCAACTTTGCCAAATGCTTTATCTGAAAGCTCTGTCACATGAATGAGACCTTCAATTCCACTTTCTAGCTCTACAAATGCTCCGAAAGCTGTGATTTTGCTAACAACCCCTTTTACAAGAGTGCCTACAGGCATTGTCTTCTCGATGCTTTCCCAAGGATTATCACTTAACTGTTTTACACCTAAGGTGATTTTCTTGCTATCTTTATCAACAGAAAGAATGACGGCATCTACAACATCACCTTTTCGGAGAACTTCAGATGGGTGAGAAACCTTTTTAATCCAGCTCAAATCAGAAATATGAATGAGACCTTCAACACCAGGCTCTAACTCAACAAACGCGCCGTAATTGGTCAAGCTTTTAATTTCAGCTTTTACATTGGTGCCAACTTGGTATTTGTTTTGAACGTCATCCCATGGATTGTGTTCTGTTTGTTTGATTCCAAGAGAAATTTTCCCTTCATCTTTCTGAACAGACAAAACGATCGCTTCTACTTCATCACCTTTTTTCACAACATCGCTTGGATCTGTCACATTTTTTACCCATGACATTTCGGAAACGTGGATTAAACCTTCAATTCCAGGTTCAATCTCGATGAATGCGCCATATGGAAGTAGGTTAACAATTTTACCTTTTACACGTGTTCCTGGCGGATACTTCTGTTCAATTTGATCCCATGGATTTGGCTCTTTCTGCTTGAGACCTAATGCAACACGGCCTTTTTCTTTGTCGATGCTGAGGATCTTCACTTTCAATTTATCGCCTAACTGCACCATTTCGGAAGGATGTTTAATTCTCTTCCAAGTCATATCTGTGATGTGCAAGAGACCGTCGATTCCATCCAGGTCAAGGAAGACACCAAAGTCTGTAATATTCTTAACAGTTCCTTCACGAATATCCCCTTCTTGAATTCTCTCAAGAACTTCTGCTTTTTTCGATACGCGCTCTGCTTCGAGTAGTTCTCTGCGGGAAACAACAACGTTCTTTCTTTCGATATTGATCTTAAGGATTTTAAATTCGTAAGTTTTGTCGATGTAGTCATCCAAATTCTTAATACGCTTATTGTCAATTTGGGAACCAGGCAAGAAAGCTTCCATCCCGATATCAACCATTAAACCACCCTTGACTTTACGCAAGACTCTTCCTTTAACAATCGAACCTTCTTCACAATGCTGCAAGATGTATTCCCACTGACGAAGACGCTCAGCTTTCTCACGAGAAAGCACGATTTGACCATTGTCATCTTCAGCCTGATCGAGTAGAACTTCTACTTCACCATCTAACACGATTTGCGAAGGATCGGAGAATTCTTCCATGGGGACAAGTCCTTCAGACTTAAGACCCACATCGACAACGACATGATCCTTCGTGATCTCAACAATTCTTCCTTTTAGCACGGTACCAGGAATCATCGCAGTGGGTTCTTCGATGGATACATCTCCCCCTTTTTGATCTAACATTGCTTTAAATGCTTGTGCGTCTTTTTCATCGAACATAACATCATCAACGATATTACTTTCTTCCCACGCACGTTTAAATTTATTACTCATTTATAAGGTTTCTCCTTCCTTTTTGACTAAAGGAATTATGCTATCAGATGGTTAAGAAAAAAAGCAACCGTAAAAGATCTCCAGACACAATTAAAAACGGAGCGACAAAAAGGGAGAAACAAAGAAAAAGTGAGGGTTCTTATTGATTGATTTACTTGACACTTCTACACAACCTCTTAAATATTTAAGAGACGTGCTTAATCTTGTAGTGGTTGAGGTTCTTCTAATACAACGATATCATTTTTATAGGGATAATGTAAATGACCAAATTCAGGCTTCCTTTGAAGTTCCATTAAATGGATAGGACTTTCAAATCGATCTATCTCATAACTGAGTCTAATATTATCTTTTTCAATACGCTCAACTTCTTTTTTAAGAGATGGAATCGCAAGACGCAATTCCGTCAATTCATTTTGTCGATCGATTAAGCCATAAAGCGTAAAAGCCGCGCAAGAAATGCAAACAAGAATTTGGAAAAACAACACCTTACGCGTATTCATAATTTTTCTAGGACTCGAAGCTTAGCACTGCGACTGCGCGGATTAGCAGCCACTTCTTCGTCATTTGCAACAAGCGGCTTTCGCGTCAATAGGCGCACCTCTGGATCTTTATCTCGAAAAAGACCAGCTAATCCTCGCGTATCCCACTTATCACTGGCCGCATGGCGAAAAAGATTCTTGACAATTCCATCTTCCAAACTATGAAAACTAATAATTCCCAGGCGACCGCCCTTTTTCAATCTTCTAATCGCCGCAGGAATGACACGCTCCACCACGTCTAATTCTTTATTTACACAAATTCTTAAAGCTTGAAAAACAAGTGTGCAAGGATGAATTCTTTTAGCTGGGTTAAAGCGAAGTACTGGTCGAAGGACCTCCACTAATTGCTGAGTCGTTAAGATTTGCTTTTCCGCTCTTGCCTGCACAATTGCGCGCGCAGCTGCTCGCCAATGCCTTTCCTCACCGTAATCTCGAAAAAGCCGCTCCAATTCTTTTTGCGGCCAAGTATTCACAACAATCGCAGCGGTAAGGGGATTGCGGGGATCCATCCGCATATCCAGCGGACCTTCTTTTGAAAAACTAAATCCTTTTTCGGCAATATCGAGCTGCATGGAGGATACCCCTAAATCAAGCAAAATCCCATCAACAGTGCTAATTTCTAGTTGATCTAAGAATTTCTCTAAATTCTCAAAATTTCCTGAAACGAAGGTCACCTTTTCACTCCAAGGCGCTAAATTCTCAGCCGCAACGGTAAGAGCGAGAGGATCTTGATCAATTGCAATCAACCTTTCGATTTCGGGATGGGTGGCTAAAAGAGCAGCTGAATGACCACCCGCGCCAGCTGTTCCATCGATGAAAATACGCAAAGAACAGGGACTGAAGGATTCAATCACCTCTTTCATTAATACAGATTGATGGACTTT
Above is a window of Parachlamydia acanthamoebae DNA encoding:
- the rsmH gene encoding 16S rRNA (cytosine(1402)-N(4))-methyltransferase RsmH gives rise to the protein MSKVHQSVLMKEVIESFSPCSLRIFIDGTAGAGGHSAALLATHPEIERLIAIDQDPLALTVAAENLAPWSEKVTFVSGNFENLEKFLDQLEISTVDGILLDLGVSSMQLDIAEKGFSFSKEGPLDMRMDPRNPLTAAIVVNTWPQKELERLFRDYGEERHWRAAARAIVQARAEKQILTTQQLVEVLRPVLRFNPAKRIHPCTLVFQALRICVNKELDVVERVIPAAIRRLKKGGRLGIISFHSLEDGIVKNLFRHAASDKWDTRGLAGLFRDKDPEVRLLTRKPLVANDEEVAANPRSRSAKLRVLEKL
- the rpsA gene encoding 30S ribosomal protein S1, giving the protein MSNKFKRAWEESNIVDDVMFDEKDAQAFKAMLDQKGGDVSIEEPTAMIPGTVLKGRIVEITKDHVVVDVGLKSEGLVPMEEFSDPSQIVLDGEVEVLLDQAEDDNGQIVLSREKAERLRQWEYILQHCEEGSIVKGRVLRKVKGGLMVDIGMEAFLPGSQIDNKRIKNLDDYIDKTYEFKILKINIERKNVVVSRRELLEAERVSKKAEVLERIQEGDIREGTVKNITDFGVFLDLDGIDGLLHITDMTWKRIKHPSEMVQLGDKLKVKILSIDKEKGRVALGLKQKEPNPWDQIEQKYPPGTRVKGKIVNLLPYGAFIEIEPGIEGLIHVSEMSWVKNVTDPSDVVKKGDEVEAIVLSVQKDEGKISLGIKQTEHNPWDDVQNKYQVGTNVKAEIKSLTNYGAFVELEPGVEGLIHISDLSWIKKVSHPSEVLRKGDVVDAVILSVDKDSKKITLGVKQLSDNPWESIEKTMPVGTLVKGVVSKITAFGAFVELESGIEGLIHVTELSDKAFGKVEDVVAKGDEVIAKVIKLDPEYKKIALSIKEYLIDQNQCNHDDIVVAPSKRKKKDAEEGRKDDDENTESDESDES